One part of the Mariniblastus fucicola genome encodes these proteins:
- a CDS encoding acyl-CoA desaturase, with the protein MATETQTSDNKKQRPSDSATKSADVDRVAKDIHVEDEKLGKWERIPKPEGVKSGRILWEYVLPVIAFHLMIPLAFTTYLFSWWGILFLPIGNYIFTSMGIGAGYHRLLTHKGFDCPKWFEYTLATLGVCSFQDSPARWVLVHRVHHQHSDHQPDPHTPHVSGFWSHMGWLFVDNTDLSKISAYDRYCKDLMRDKYYMWLQKGQMWIAVYAAHTLLFAVAGAIVGLFTGNVLQMTAQFFFWGVIMRTIYTWHVTWAINSAAHMWGYRNYETREDSRNNWLFAILTNGEGWHNNHHADPRSARHGHRWWEVDVTYLTLAGLQKIGLISNLATPNHSALERKSLD; encoded by the coding sequence ATGGCTACCGAGACCCAAACTTCAGACAACAAGAAACAGCGCCCCAGCGATTCCGCCACAAAGTCGGCTGACGTCGATCGCGTCGCCAAGGACATTCACGTCGAAGATGAAAAGCTCGGGAAGTGGGAGCGAATTCCAAAACCCGAAGGCGTGAAGTCGGGCAGGATTCTTTGGGAGTACGTGCTTCCGGTCATCGCATTCCACTTGATGATTCCGTTAGCCTTCACCACCTACCTGTTCAGTTGGTGGGGAATTTTGTTTCTGCCAATCGGCAACTACATTTTCACGTCGATGGGCATCGGCGCCGGCTACCATCGGCTGCTCACGCACAAGGGATTCGATTGCCCGAAGTGGTTCGAGTACACGCTCGCGACGTTGGGCGTTTGCAGTTTTCAGGATTCACCAGCCCGTTGGGTTTTGGTCCATCGAGTTCACCACCAGCACAGCGATCACCAACCCGATCCACATACTCCGCACGTTAGCGGTTTCTGGTCACACATGGGCTGGTTGTTCGTCGACAACACTGACCTTTCAAAGATCTCTGCTTACGATCGATACTGCAAAGATTTGATGCGTGACAAATACTATATGTGGCTGCAAAAAGGCCAGATGTGGATCGCTGTTTACGCCGCGCACACGCTCCTGTTTGCTGTCGCCGGTGCGATCGTCGGATTGTTCACCGGTAACGTTTTGCAAATGACGGCACAGTTCTTTTTCTGGGGCGTGATCATGCGGACGATTTACACCTGGCATGTAACTTGGGCCATCAACAGCGCTGCTCACATGTGGGGCTATCGCAACTATGAGACTCGTGAAGACAGTCGCAACAACTGGCTGTTTGCGATCCTGACCAATGGAGAAGGTTGGCACAACAATCACCACGCCGATCCTCGAAGTGCTCGCCACGGACATCGTTGGTGGGAAGTCGACGTGACTTATCTGACGCTTGCTGGTTTGCAGAAGATTGGGCTGATCAGCAATCTTGCGACGCCTAACCATTCAGCGCTGGAAAGAAAATCGCTGGATTAG
- a CDS encoding alpha/beta hydrolase family esterase, whose protein sequence is MRNFLTASVAVLFLFAVTLSVSQLHSQSLQEESKSQGRDNVDAKPRGGNWLRRQKLEPTGVEVQLEHQGRDRKYRIHVPDSVDAATPVPLVICLHGGGGNSDQGSVMGVTPLADEHNFIVVYPNAIDKHWNCGRDSELFREHNRTIDDVDFLMSIVAKVRKQYRVDEKRIFAVGVSNGGFMTQRLAMEHPETFSAVGIVIATMAESLEKDFKPTLPVSVVYMNGTSDPLVPYDGGALTVDLFPKLRKAMNRKLEDRGSCVSTDAAVEHWVKRNGIKAKPAVSTFEDVNEEDGSTVEFSLWTGGQQGTAVGLYKVIGGGHGIPGRPQRMERVVGTYNQDVDGWAEIWKFLNDHHRGHEQKSINKQSDLKRGAKAVSR, encoded by the coding sequence ATGCGAAATTTTCTTACTGCCAGTGTAGCCGTCCTGTTTCTGTTCGCTGTCACCTTGTCGGTTAGCCAGCTACATAGTCAGTCACTTCAGGAAGAATCAAAGTCTCAAGGCCGCGACAATGTCGATGCGAAGCCACGTGGCGGAAACTGGCTTCGACGGCAAAAGCTTGAGCCGACTGGAGTTGAAGTTCAGCTCGAACACCAGGGACGCGATCGGAAGTATCGGATTCATGTACCCGATTCCGTAGATGCGGCGACGCCTGTTCCGCTGGTGATTTGTCTGCATGGCGGCGGCGGAAATTCCGATCAGGGATCCGTCATGGGAGTCACGCCATTGGCGGATGAGCACAACTTTATCGTGGTCTATCCAAACGCGATCGACAAGCATTGGAACTGTGGGCGCGACTCCGAACTGTTTCGCGAACACAATCGAACGATCGACGACGTTGACTTCCTCATGTCCATCGTTGCCAAAGTACGTAAACAGTATCGTGTTGACGAAAAGCGGATATTCGCCGTTGGCGTTTCCAATGGCGGCTTTATGACTCAGCGGCTTGCGATGGAACATCCCGAAACGTTTTCTGCCGTCGGCATCGTGATCGCAACCATGGCAGAGTCGCTTGAGAAAGACTTCAAACCGACGCTTCCAGTATCTGTTGTCTATATGAACGGCACGTCGGATCCACTTGTGCCGTACGACGGCGGAGCACTGACGGTCGACCTGTTTCCAAAACTTCGAAAAGCCATGAATCGAAAATTGGAGGACCGCGGAAGCTGCGTTTCGACCGACGCGGCAGTTGAGCACTGGGTGAAGCGGAACGGTATCAAAGCAAAGCCAGCGGTTTCGACTTTCGAAGATGTCAACGAGGAAGACGGCAGCACGGTCGAATTCAGTCTGTGGACCGGTGGACAGCAGGGAACTGCGGTTGGGCTCTACAAAGTCATCGGCGGAGGGCACGGCATTCCAGGCCGTCCCCAGCGAATGGAAAGAGTGGTCGGCACGTATAATCAGGACGTCGATGGCTGGGCAGAAATCTGGAAGTTTCTCAACGATCACCATCGTGGCCACGAACAGAAATCGATAAACAAACAGTCCGATCTGAAACGCGGCGCGAAAGCCGTTTCGAGGTAG